In Setaria italica strain Yugu1 chromosome IX, Setaria_italica_v2.0, whole genome shotgun sequence, the genomic stretch TTTATGAAGCTCGTCCTTGCAGTACCAAATTCGCCAGTTCACGTGTCTTCAAGATTTGAATTAAACCAACACCTCTTTCTTGCAAGTACAAAGCAAAGATCTACGCGAACATACCATACAAAATTACTAAAGTACAGGCTAgatgataataataataaataattaaaagaacaaaaagaatCTAATGAATCAAGTATGGTGAACCATCCATACTGTACTATTTTGTAGAATTCCATTGTTCCAAATTAAcagcatgttcgcttcagcttatcagccggcttatcagccaccgaacagtgtttttctttcacaacaaatcagccgtttcagcttttcagccaacttataagtccagccgaacaggctcTGATCGGGAGGTTAGGGATCAGTTGCTCCACGCATGCATTTACTGTATACCGGCAGTAGAATTTACTCCGGTCCATCCAAGTGGACCATGTATCCAGCGCATGTCGCTGTGTTATTCCTGCTGCAGAAGCGCATGGCAGTAGTTGCAGCAGCTAAACTGGCACAGGtatgcatccatccatccatgtgcTCGCGCACGTACGAACATATCTACTGAGATGCGTGTATGCGCTGCCACGGAATAAATGTAGATCGCCAAGGCGATCAGAAATTGAATTCAGCTTGATCCGGACGGCGTGGATTCGATTAATGTCACATCTACATTACCGGCGCCGCTGCTGCGTGCCTGCCTTGCATATGCGGTTTGCCCGCGCGCTCTGCCATGGAGCTGCATGCCGAGCTGTGCGTGATCAATGCGGGCGCGCCTATAAAAGCCATGTAGCGCGAGGTTGATCTCTCCACCACACACACAGCTACCATACCAAGTAAGCCTTCGACTAGCTAGCAGCACCATGGCAGGAAGGGTGCTCCTCGGCGTCTGCGCCGCGCTAATGGCGATCGCTGTCGCTAGCGCTGCGGAGGGCCAGGTGGCGTCGGTCGTCGTCGGCCTGGCCAGGTGCGCCGACTGCACCAGGAAGAACATGAAGGCCGAGACGGCTTTCAAAGGTACGCCAGTAATTAACGTGCGGGCATGCGTGCGTAGCTAGTGCAATACAGTTCCATGGTGAAGTTGTTGGGACGGCCAGGGTTTCCTGCACCGGCAAGAAATGGGGAACCTAAATTCACATTGAATTTCAAATGGAAATCTTGAATATATACAAACCATAACGAGCAAAAAAATCGCTAGTATTGCCGTTGACACCGTTAGAATTTGAAACTATATGTCTAAGCAAAACTGGCAGGACCCTTGACTTCTTTCCAGCTTCAGTAAACTGTGTCTCGTTGTCCACAGGTCTTCAGGTGGCGATCAAGTGCAAGGACACCAACGGCGAGTACGAGACCAAGGCCGTCAGCGAGCTCCAGAGCTCCGGAGCCTTCAGCGtccccctcgccgccgacctccaCGGCGCCGACTGCCACGCGCAGCTCCACAGCGCCGCGAACGCGCCCTGCCCCGGCCAGGAGCCCTCCAGGATCGCGCCCATGTCTGGCGGCACCTTCGTCGCCATCCCCGGCAAGACGCACTACCCGTCCGCGGAGTGCGCGTCCGCGTTCCTCTGCGCCCCGATCAAGAAGCACTTCCTCGACCATTTCCACAAGAAGCCAGTGCCGGAGTACCACCCCGTTCCTGAGCACAAGCCAGCGCCGGTGTACCACCCTACACCTGAATACCACCCTCCCACACCAGAGTACCACCCCCCGACGCCGGAATACCACCCTCCTACTACCCCGGTGTACGGGCAGCCAAAGCCAACTCCGATCTACCATCCTCCTGCTGAGCACTGAATAAATCATTCCCGTGAGTCCAGCATATTTTGCCACGGACGGCGCAGCTGGGACGGCATGCATGAGGCTTGCGATTAGTTATTTATATTTGTACTTATGTCTTATTACTAGTGCACGAAGGGAGAATAAATGTTGAGTAGTTGTGAGGTTGTACTTGTGATCGTTGTTTAGCTTTTAATTAAAAGCGGGATGCGTATCTTGTTTCTTCGTCAGTGTAAGCGACTTGTTCGTACGTCCTCGTTATATGTGAAATTAGCAATCGCTTTGTTTTAAATGTCAATGGATTACAATAACCTTTCTGCGGCTAGAACCCTCTTCAAAGAAGATGATGCACGGTGTGCTCCTTTATATGAATGAATAATAATTAAATTGTTCAAGATAAAGTAAGCTATTTGTCTGTCATAATATTGCTTGCTAAAAGAACTATGTTAAATCGACAATATTCCAAGCAACAGAACAAATTGTTCTGATAAGTAAATCAAAATGTTATAATCCTATCCTTCCccgaccaaaaaaaaaagagtaagtCAATGTTGCAGATAAAGAAACTTGATGTTCTAGAAAAAGcacatgaaaaaaattcattttgCCAACTTGATACAATGAAAATGTGGAAATGATGGCGAGCAATTTAAATACCAAGAGAGTTATTCTCCAATTTGCTTAAACTGGCACACCTATGCTGTCCACCATTCAAATACACCCCCACAGGTGCCTCTTAAGCACAAGCCAGCGGCAGCGTACATCCCCACAACGGAATATAATACCACCCCTCCCACGCCTGAATACCACCCTCCCACGCCGGAATACCACCCTCCCACAGTCCCACTCCGGTGTGCAGGCCACTGAATATATCTCTCCTCCCATGAGTTCAGCATCTTGTACCACAGTCGTCAGAGCTGGAACGGAATGAACAAGGGTCGCGTTAGACCGTTAGTTATTAATTTGGTGTGTGTTAGTACTGTAGTTGTGAGGTTGTACTGGGTAatcgttgtttttcttttgatcgGAGCTGATTGTGTATCTTGTTTCTCTCTTCATTAATAGTTTAACCGACCCGTTCCTCCGCCCTCGTTCTATGTGAAATTAGTTTATTCTCTGTTTTTTAATGTCAATATATTCATCTTTTCGTTAGAACCTCTAATAAGAAGGTGATGCATGGTGTGCTGCTT encodes the following:
- the LOC101767446 gene encoding proline-rich protein 4 produces the protein MAGRVLLGVCAALMAIAVASAAEGQVASVVVGLARCADCTRKNMKAETAFKGLQVAIKCKDTNGEYETKAVSELQSSGAFSVPLAADLHGADCHAQLHSAANAPCPGQEPSRIAPMSGGTFVAIPGKTHYPSAECASAFLCAPIKKHFLDHFHKKPVPEYHPVPEHKPAPVYHPTPEYHPPTPEYHPPTPEYHPPTTPVYGQPKPTPIYHPPAEH